The following are from one region of the Vitis riparia cultivar Riparia Gloire de Montpellier isolate 1030 chromosome 9, EGFV_Vit.rip_1.0, whole genome shotgun sequence genome:
- the LOC117922356 gene encoding disease resistance protein SUMM2-like, producing MGNICSISLSADRIVYSFWDGTTEHANYLRKLPENLVELGTACERLREFRNDVKRKVDIAEREQMQRLDQVQGWLSRVENLESQVSQLIEDGTEEIEKKCLGGCCPRRCSTGYKLGKRVARKLKEVDTLMSQRPLDLVAERLPSPRVGERPSEATVGMNSRLGMVWSSLDEEQVGIIGLYGLGGVGKTTLLTQINNAFTKTTHDFDFVIWATVSRNVNLGKIQDDIWKKIGFCDDRWKSKDRDEKATSIWNVLTGKRFVLLLDDVWERLTLLDVGVPLQNKKNKIVFTTRSEEVCAQMEADKRIKVDCLTRTESWDLFRMKLGEDALNFHPDIPKLAQVVAQECCGLPLVLTTMGKAMACKKTPQEWKHAIRVFQSSASKLPGMGDRVFPLLKYSYDCLPTEVARSCFLYCSLYPEDYAMSKSSLINRWICEGFLDEFDDWEGAENQGYNIIGTLIHACLLEEADVDYQVKLHDVIRDMALWIARETGKEQDKFLVKAGSTLTEAPEVAEWMGPKRISLMNNQIEKLTGSPICPNLSTLFLRENSLKMITDSFFRFMPNLRVLDLSDNSITELPRGISNLVSLRYLDLSLTEIKELPIELKNLGNLKCLVLSDMPQLSSIPEQLISSLLMLQAIDMFDCGICDGDEALVEELESLKYLHVLGVTITSTSAFKRLLSSDKLRSCISKVCLRNFNGSSSFNITSLGNVKRLIALSISKCGSLEDLEIDWVGEGKKTVESNYLNSKVSSHNSFHSLKVVAIESCSRLKDLTWLVFAPNLNLLKIKDCDQMQEVIGTGKCGESAENGENLSPFVKLQALVLDDLPQLKSIFWKALPFIYLNTIIVDSCPLLKKLPLNANSAKGRRIVISGQTEWWNEVEWEDEATHNAFLPCFVPIKE from the coding sequence ATGGGCAACATTTGCTCGATTTCACTCTCCGCTGACCGCATTGTCTATAGCTTCTGGGATGGCACTACTGAGCATGCAAATTACCTGCGCAAACTTCCTGAAAATCTGGTAGAATTGGGAACCGCCTGTGAAAGATTGAGGGAGTTCAGGAACGATGTGAAGAGGAAGGTGGATATCGCTGAGAGGGAACAAATGCAGCGGCTCGACCAAGTACAAGGGTGGCTTTCAAGGGTCGAAAACCTGGAAAGTCAAGTCAGTCAACTGATTGAAGATGGCACCGAGGAGATTGAGAAGAAATGTCTCGGTGGTTGTTGTCCTAGGCGTTGCAGCACCGGATACAAGTTGGGGAAGAGAGTGGCTAGAAAGTTGAAAGAAGTGGACACTCTAATGAGCCAACGACCTTTGGATCTGGTGGCTGAGAGGTTACCTTCACCTCGCGTAGGCGAAAGACCAAGTGAAGCAACTGTCGGCATGAATTCCAGACTTGGCATGGTTTGGAGCAGCCTGGATGAAGAACAAGTGGGAATTATTGGTCTGTATGGGTTAGGAGGTGTTGGGAAAACCACCCTTTTAACCCAAATCAATAATGCTTTTACTAAAACAAcccatgattttgattttgtgatCTGGGCAACAGTTTCCAGAAATGTAAACCTTGGAAAAATTCAGGATGACATTTGGAAGAAGATAGGGTTTTGTGATGATAGATGGAAAAGCAAAGATCGAGATGAGAAAGCTACGAGCATCTGGAACGTCCTGACCGGAAAGAGGTTTGTGCTGTTGCTAGATGATGTTTGGGAGCGGCTGACTTTATTAGACGTCGGGGTTCCActccaaaataagaaaaataagatagtATTCACCACTCGATCTGAAGAGGTGTGCGCTCAAATGGAAGCTGATAAGAGGATCAAAGTGGATTGCCTAACAAGGACCGAATCCTGGGATTTGTTTCGAATGAAGCTTGGAGAAGACGCTCTCAATTTCCATCCTGACATACCCAAGCTAGCTCAGGTCGTTGCACAAGAGTGTTGCGGTTTGCCACTTGTGCTAACTACCATGGGTAAGGCCATGGCTTGTAAGAAGACGCCGCAGGAATGGAAACATGCAATTAGAGTGTTCCAAAGCTCTGCCTCAAAATTGCCAGGTATGGGGGACAGAGTGTTTCCTCTTTTAAAATACAGTTATGATTGCTTACCCACGGAAGTTGCCAGATCTTGCTTCTTGTATTGTTCTCTATATCCAGAAGATTATGCGATGTCAAAATCAAGTTTGATAAACCGTTGGATTTGTGAAGGCTTTTTAGATGAATTTGATGACTGGGAGGGAGCAGAAAACCAGGGTTACAACATTATTGGCACTCTGATTCATGCATGTCTATTAGAAGAAGCTGATGTTGATTATCAAGTAAAACTGCATGATGTAATCCGTGATATGGCATTGTGGATAGCTCGTGAAACTGGGAAGGAGCAGGACAAGTTCTTGGTGAAGGCCGGCAGTACGTTAACTGAAGCTCCTGAAGTTGCTGAATGGATGGGGCCAAAAAGGATTTCACTGATGAATAACCAAATCGAGAAACTAACAGGGTCTCCCATTTGCCCCAATCTCTCAACTTTGTTTCTTCGGGAAAATAGTTTGAAGATGATCACTGATAGTTTCTTCCGGTTTATGCCAAATCTAAGAGTTTTAGACTTGTCAGATAATAGCATAACTGAATTACCACGGGGAATCTCTAATTTGGTTTCACTACGATATCTCGACCTATCACTCACTGAAATAAAAGAGTTGCCAATTGAGTTGAAGAACCTGGGTAACTTGAAATGTTTGGTGTTGAGTGACATGCCTCAACTTTCTTCAATTCCAGAGCAGTTGATATCAAGTCTTTTGATGTTGCAAGCGATTGATATGTTCGACTGTGGAATTTGTGATGGTGATGAAGCCTTGGTTGAGGAATTGGAGTCCTTAAAGTACTTGCATGTTTTAGGTGTCACTATAACAAGTACCTCTGCTTTCAAAAGGCTTCTAAGCTCTGACAAGCTAAGAAGTTGCATTTCCAAGGTATGCCTCAGGAATTTCAACGGTTCAAGCTCTTTCAATATAACATCTCTCGGCAATGTAAAGCGTCTCATTGCGCTCTCTATCTCAAAATGTGGCTCATTGGAAGATTTGGAGATTGATTGGGTTggggaaggaaagaaaacagTAGAATCTAATTACCTTAACTCAAAGGTCAGTTCCCACAACAGTTTCCACAGCCTTAAGGTGGTGGCCATCGAAAGCTGTTCGAGGTTGAAGGACCTAACATGGCTTGTTTTTGCTCCAAACCTTAATCTTCTTAAAATAAAGGATTGTGATCAAATGCAAGAAGTAATAGGTACCGGTAAATGTGGTGAATCTGCAGAGAATGGAGAAAACCTGAGTCCATTTGTCAAACTCCAAGCACTTGTGTTAGATGATCTACCACAATTGAAGAGCATATTTTGGAAAGCCCTGCCATTTATCTACTTAAATACAATCATTGTAGATAGTTGTCCACTTCTAAAGAAGCTGCCACTCAACGCCAACAGTGCCAAGGGACGTCGAATTGTCATTTCCGGACAAACCGAGTGGTGGAATGAAGTAGAGTGGGAGGATGAGGCAACTCACAACGCTTTTCTTCCATGTTTCGTACCTATTAAAGAATAA